One genomic segment of Zerene cesonia ecotype Mississippi chromosome 27, Zerene_cesonia_1.1, whole genome shotgun sequence includes these proteins:
- the LOC119837292 gene encoding calpain-D-like, whose amino-acid sequence MRKHNEQSYKNDRFEIQINILNFRLNSSEASGAKAELNRPDQPKKLTVPIASLDHDLNSDELLFAVDTSTPAAELTWSCSRCTLVNEASASACAACAGSKPTAQSFWSCSSCTLRNPMSANLCLACKTPPVPKHAVPTDNHVAAAGRSPSPRRGARGTPALPRRGSRHKTPPPDAKPETTEWPCSECTYMNSASAISCEMCQSPKTRLLPAAPDQPSLDDDDSPEGSDGERQESTPMEILRLREESHAWTQWQEVLAQCAATGEMYVDESFPASARSLYYNGAGESGAAARWLRPHQIHVDADHRLPWAVFRDPRPSDISQGVLGNCWLLSALAVLAERSALVRSVVVRAEPERGAYQLRLCKDGRWLTLTLDDQLPCNKKGHLVYSQAKRKQLWVPLIEKAVAKLHGCYEALVSGRAIEGLCTLTGAPCESVSLQAGGAGGAGGAAGGAPLEQLDRDLVWAQLLSSRQACFLMGASCGGGNMKVDEEEYQRLGLRPRHAYSVLDVVELTDSHPPVRLLRLRNPWGHYTWRGAAAWPELLRRQLPACSADRDQGVFWISFEDVLRYFDCIDICKVRAGWHEVRLAGILPPMSSTRHLTCLLLTATQPTEVDFTLFQEGQRNSAKSQRSQLDLCVVVFRTKSGPSAQVGKLVAHSKRQVRGFVGCHKMLEKGFYLVVCLAFNHWHTGLELADSSAWPRHVLAAHSSKPLAVERPSLHPHILADAIIGLTLARGQRHEGRQGMTAYYLTKSKKT is encoded by the exons ATGAGAAAACACAATGAACAATCGTATAaaaatgacagattcgaaattcaaat TAACATTCTCAATTTCAGATTAAATTCGTCCGAAGCAAGCGGCGCTAAAGCTGAACTAAATCGTCCAGACCAACCCAAAAAGTTGACGGTGCCTATAGCTTCTCTGGACCATGATTTGAACAGTGATGAGCTCCTGTTTGCTGTTG ATACATCCACACCAGCCGCCGAGCTGACGTGGTCGTGTTCCCGCTGCACGCTGGTGAACGAAGCGAGCGCCAGCGCGTGCGCCGCCTGCGCGGGCTCCAAACCCACTGCGCAGAGCTTCTG GTCGTGTAGCTCATGTACACTCCGCAATCCCATGTCTGCGAATCTCTGCTTGGCTTGCAAGACGCCGCCCGTGCCCAAACACGCGGTGCCAACTGACAACCACGTGGCGGCCG CGGGGCGAAGTCCTTCGCCTAGACGCGGGGCCCGCGGTACTCCGGCCTTGCCTCGCCGCGGCTCAAGACATAAAACACCACCGCCTGATGCCAA ACCAGAAACAACAGAGTGGCCGTGCTCCGAATGCACGTACATGAACAGTGCGAGCGCCATCTCGTGCGAGATGTGTCAGTCGCCCAAAACTCGGTTATTGCCAGCCGCCCCGGACCAGCCCAGTttggatgatgatgattcac CAGAGGGTTCGGACGGAGAGAGGCAGGAAAGCACTCCGATGGAAATATTGCGGTTGAGGGAAGAGAGTCACGCTTGGACGCAGTGGCAAGAGGTGTTGGCGCAATGTGCTGCG ACAGGCGAGATGTACGTGGACGAATCGTTCCCAGCGTCCGCGCGTTCCCTCTACTACAATGGCGCTGGTGAGAGCGGTGCGGCGGCGCGGTGGCTTCGCCCTCACCAGATACACGTGGACGCGGACCACAGGTTGCCCTGGGCTGTGTTCCGGGACCCGAGACCGTCGGATATATCACAAG GCGTGCTCGGCAACTGCTGGCTGCTGTCGGCGCTGGCCGTGCTGGCGGAGCGGTCGGCGCTGGTGCGCAGCGTGGTGGTGCGCGCCGAGCCCGAGCGCGGCGCCTACCAGCTGCGCCTGTGCAAGGACGGCCGCTGGCTCACGCTCACCCTCGACGATCAGCTGCCCTGCAACAAGAAGGGCCACCTGGTGTACTCGCAG GCAAAAAGAAAGCAACTCTGGGTTCCGTTAATAGAGAAAGCGGTCGCTAAATTACACGGATGTTATGAAGCCCTCGTGTCTGGAAGAGCAATAGAAG GTCTGTGCACGCTGACGGGCGCGCCGTGCGAGTCGGTGTCGCTGcaggcgggcggcgcgggcggcgcgggcggcgcggcgggcggcgcgccgCTCGAGCAGCTCGACCGCGACCTCGTGTGGGCGCAGCTGCTGTCCTCGCGCCAGGCCTGCTTCCTCATGGGCGCCAGCTGCGGCGGCGGCAACATGAAG GTGGACGAGGAGGAGTACCAGCGGCTGGGGCTGCGGCCGCGGCACGCGTACTCGGTGCTGGACGTGGTGGAGCTGACGGACAGCCACCCGCCGGTGCGGCTGCTGCGCCTGCGCAACCCGTGGGGGCACTACACGTGGCGCGGCGCGGCCGCGTGGCCCGAGCTGCTGCGGCGCCAGCTGCCCGCCTGCAGCGCCGACCGGGACCAGGGCGTCTTCTGGATCAGCTTCGAGGACGTGCTGCG ATACTTCGACTGCATCGACATATGCAAGGTGCGAGCCGGCTGGCACGAGGTGCGGCTGGCCGGCATCTTGCCGCCCATGTCCTCCACGCGGCACCTCACCTGTCTGCTGCTAACCGCCACACAACCCACCGAAGTGGATTTCACACTATTCCAGGAAGGCCAGAG AAACTCAGCGAAAAGTCAACGTTCGCAACTCGATCTATGCGTTGTGGTGTTCAGAACGAAATCCGGCCCGAGCGCACAGGTCGGCAAACTTGTTGCGCACAGCAAGCGACAG gTACGCGGTTTCGTCGGCTGCCACAAGATGCTCGAAAAGGGATTTTACCTGGTCGTCTGCCTGGCCTTCAACCACTGGCACACCGGCCTCGAGCTCGCCGACAGCTCGGCCTGGCCCCGCCACGTGCTCGCCGCACATTCCTCCAAACCACTTGCTGTTGAGAGACCTTCGCTGCATCCGCACATACTGGCGGATGCGATCATAGGCCTCACCCTGGCGAGGGGACAGAGGCACGAGGGCAGGCAAGGCATGACGGCGTACTATTTGACCAAG TCAAAGAAGACCTAA
- the LOC119837360 gene encoding calpain-D-like: MGSIASVLQWHCQACGQINPTESVKCLKCGTKRVSSHDTNLQKQYYTGDSSSDYASRTEKSGGTTPGSEAIVIPTTNNFNRGWSSVGSAPGASRAWRCACGLRNVSASWRCAACDSLALHAPVYRLSDDEEQAAGMTDKDKSDKDSMIRSNTLAVPSYKPSSSYSDGRRLNLDLQSLRLSPTQLTDQAHGVTRSLSHGSVINSQHKWWNIEETRSTISRPTSLMVSERYGCHASTYNPRESFLRSLHTVTRRPKKCNESKSNWELNYVKEYQREQSRALHLKKWACSKCTLENSGIRTHCEACLSPRISPLSRIPNSRGLSVTTLGRHETFNRDGATSLPTSGGVMITVPDWPQTDGSIRESLKRSVSAQNSPEIRPTYRRSFSEQTNENRPIGKVISSRRSLNDYQKSLESYCGSLKDERRESLAEKKIDESNAELVDKECSWDTNAEGVIYALPNKGKYKDLNLQLQVNNNGTRYSYVSVQDTKTVMSNSQNEALYSNDIGDGDYARIDELLGAENCLSPVGESNLRTSHIGAKETGKVFNMLPSMGKVSHNPREPSKVPSTQISRDASGRMWQCSECWFAYNAWGSRCEVCRSVRPPHATTLAPTPQPNTRYDV, encoded by the exons ATGGGCTCAATCGCATCTGTGCTGCAATGGCATTGTCAAGCGTGCGGTCAGATCAATCCAACAGAGagtgtaaaatgtttaaaatgtggTACAAAAAGGGTTTCGAGTCATGacacaaatttacaaaaacaatattacacGGGGGATTCTTCATCGGATTACGCTTCTCGCACGGAAAAAAGCGGCGGCACAACACCCGGATCAGAAGCTATTGTTATACCAACAACAAATAACTTCAATcg TGGATGGTCGAGCGTCGGCTCCGCGCCGGGTGCGAGCCGCGCGTGGCGCTGCGCGTGCGGCCTGCGCAACGTGTCCGCGTCGTGGCGATGCGCCGCGTGCGACTCGCTCGCTCTGCACGCACCTGTTTACAG ATTATCCGATGATGAGGAACAAGCTGCAGGGATGACGGACAAGGACAAGTCTGATAAAG ACAGTATGATAAGGTCCAACACCCTGGCTGTTCCGTCGTATAAGCCCTCGTCCAGCTACTCTGATGGCCGCCGCTTGAATCTCGACTTGCAATCGTTACGTTTGTCCCCGACTCAGCTCACAGACCAGGCACATGGTGTCACACGCTCTCTGTCCCACGGTTCGGTGATCAATTCGCAGCACAAGTGGTGGAACATTGAGGAAACCAGGAGCACAATTAGCAGACCGACAAGTTTGATGGTCTCGGAGAGATATGGGTGCCACGCGTCAACGTACAATCCCAGAGAATCTTTCTTAAGAAGTCTCCACACGGTCACAAGAAGACCGAAGAAGTGTAATGAGAGCAAATCCAATTGGGAGCTAAACTATGTGAAGGAATATCAAAGGGAGCAGAGCAGGGCGCTGCATTTGAAGAAATGGGCGTGCAGCAAATGTACCTTAGAAAACTCGGGGATTAGAACGCACTGTGAGGCTTGCTTATCCCCAAGAATATCGCCCTTGTCTAGAATTCCTAACTCACGTGGTCTCAGTGTCACAACTTTAGGAAGACACGAGACGTTTAACCGAGATGGTGCTACATCCTTACCCACATCTGGTGGGGTAATGATAACTGTCCCTGATTGGCCACAGACAGATGGGAGTATAAGAGAATCCCTGAAACGGTCTGTAAGTGCGCAGAACTCACCAGAGATAAGGCCGACGTACCGTCGCTCGTTTTCAGAGCAGACGAATGAAAATCGACCCATCGGAAAAGTGATATCCAGTAGGCGGAGCTTGAATGATTATCAGAAATCATTAGAAAGCTACTGCGGCTCGCTGAAAGACGAGAGGCGGGAGAGCTTGGCTGAGAAGAAAATAGACGAGTCAAATGCAGAATTGGTAGATAAGGAATGTAGCTGGGACACGAACGCCGAGGGTGTTATATACGCGTTGCCCAATAAGGGCAAGTACAAGGACTTGAACTTGCAGTTACAAGTGAACAATAATGGTACAAGATACTCGTACGTGTCTGTTCAAGATACGAAAACGGTGATGTCGAATTCACAGAACGAAGCGTTGTATTCAAATGACATTGGTGATGGGGACTATGCGAGAATAGACGAGCTGTTAGGCGCGGAGAACTGTTTGTCGCCGGTCGGTGAAAGTAATTTAAGGACTTCTCATATCGGTGCGAAGGAAACCGGCAAAGTGTTCAATATGTTGCCGTCGATGGGCAAAGTGTCGCATAACCCGCGGGAGCCGTCTAAAGTGCCTTCAACACAGATTTC TCGGGATGCCAGCGGTCGTATGTGGCAATGCAGCGAGTGCTGGTTCGCGTACAACGCGTGGGGATCGCGCTGTGAAGTGTGTCGCAGCGTGAGACCACCCCACGCCACTACGCTGGCTCCCACGCCACAACCCAATACTAGGTATGATGtgtaa
- the LOC119837294 gene encoding calpain-D-like, translating to MCRGWAGLVVMVENRHTDKWIHVKCDCQESYNVVSTRGELKTIDSVPPLHRQVIIVLTQLEGSGGFSIAHRLTHRLAAGGRLQDWAPRDDEPHHHPHHRPPIARRLLGLHAPRLIT from the exons ATGTGTCGT GGTTGGGCGGGTCTGGTGGTGATGGTGGAAAACAGACACACGGACAAGTGGATCCACGTGAAGTGCGACTGCCAGGAGAGTTACAACGTGGTCTCCACGCGAGGGGAGCTGAAGACGATAGACTCGGTGCCGCCTTTGCACAG ACAAGTGATAATAGTGCTGACCCAGTTAGAAGGCAGCGGCGGGTTCTCCATAGCGCACCGCCTCACGCACCGGCTGGCCGCGGGCGGGCGGCTGCAGGACTGGGCGCCGCGGGATGATGAGCCGCATCATCACCCACATCACCGCCCTCCCATCGCGAGGCGGCTGTTGGGACTGCATGCGCCGCGGCTAATAACGTAG